A genome region from Pseudomonas sp. N3-W includes the following:
- the tssG gene encoding type VI secretion system baseplate subunit TssG — MDTTYGPSAASLSGLTRGIREYSLFQAVLLVVDRLREAHPHLSQDDLYDQLEFQANPSLGFPGSDVDRVEFFHEHGQLRARLRFNLIGLVGSGSPLPAFYGEQALGDSEDGNPTRNFLDLFHHRLQRLMLPIWKKYRYRASFESGALDPFSSQLFALIGLGGEEIRRAQELNWKRLLPYLGLLSLRAHSAALIEAVLRYYFKHAELTIEQCIERRVEILDEQRNRLGRANSALGEDLVLGDSVRDRSGKFRIHIRELDWQRFHEFLPIGFGYQPLCALVRFTLRDPLDYDIRLVLRQEEIRELRIGEQNACRLGWTSWLGREKADGVVTLGSKIH; from the coding sequence ATGGACACCACGTATGGGCCTTCAGCCGCTTCTTTAAGCGGACTGACCCGAGGAATACGCGAGTACTCGCTGTTTCAGGCCGTGCTGCTGGTGGTTGACCGGCTGCGCGAGGCCCACCCGCACCTGAGCCAGGACGATTTGTACGACCAACTGGAATTCCAGGCCAACCCGAGCCTGGGATTCCCTGGCAGTGACGTTGATCGCGTGGAGTTTTTCCACGAACACGGACAGCTGCGCGCGCGCCTGCGTTTCAACCTGATCGGCCTGGTCGGTTCCGGTTCGCCACTGCCGGCGTTCTACGGCGAGCAAGCCCTGGGCGACAGCGAAGACGGCAACCCGACGCGCAATTTCCTCGACCTGTTTCACCATCGCCTGCAACGGCTGATGCTGCCGATCTGGAAGAAATACCGCTACCGCGCCAGCTTCGAGAGCGGTGCGCTCGACCCGTTTTCCTCGCAATTGTTTGCCCTGATCGGCCTCGGTGGCGAAGAGATTCGCCGCGCCCAGGAACTCAACTGGAAGCGCCTGCTGCCGTACCTCGGCCTGCTCAGTTTGCGGGCGCACTCGGCGGCGCTGATCGAAGCGGTGCTGCGTTACTACTTCAAACACGCCGAACTGACCATCGAGCAGTGCATCGAGCGCCGTGTGGAAATTCTCGACGAACAGCGCAATCGCCTGGGTCGCGCCAACAGCGCACTCGGTGAAGACCTGGTGCTGGGCGACAGCGTGCGCGACCGCAGCGGCAAGTTCCGGATTCACATTCGCGAACTCGACTGGCAGCGCTTTCACGAATTCCTGCCGATCGGTTTCGGCTACCAGCCGCTGTGCGCGCTGGTGCGGTTCACCTTGCGTGACCCGCTTGATTACGACATTCGCCTGGTGCTGCGCCAGGAAGAAATCCGCGAACTGCGCATCGGTGAGCAGAACGCCTGTCGCCTGGGATGGACCAGTTGGCTGGGCCGCGAAAAAGCGGACGGCGTGGTGACCCTGGGCAGCAAAATTCATTAA
- a CDS encoding type VI secretion protein has translation MSVRHWQAVLLTLVVLCGLGGCNGNYKYNDNTYRPLGDPQAVNRGK, from the coding sequence ATGTCTGTTCGTCACTGGCAAGCCGTCCTGCTGACCCTCGTCGTTCTATGCGGCCTCGGCGGCTGCAACGGCAATTACAAATACAACGACAACACCTATCGCCCATTGGGTGATCCGCAGGCGGTCAATCGCGGCAAGTGA
- a CDS encoding sigma-54-dependent Fis family transcriptional regulator, translating into MFTLVPQPLVYAEALLAQFASLSRAADGAALLGDFVRGLAELSGCELTQLYLLDATHTCLGMNAECLNGILQPREAQSLPADYNGEQLLQFALCQNRVVCLSELSGSLHETSFLPPQATAWQSLLCVPLVNQQKSVEGLLLCASRRHVDLQGFADSLAQLGSFVLGQLHLLQRLRQPVGDSRPAPISVPSASGYGLIGKSSAMRQTYSLISKVLHSPYTVLLRGETGTGKEVVARAIHDCGPRRSQAFIVQNCAAFPENLLESELFGYRKGAFTGADRDRAGLFDAANGGTLLLDEIGDMPLSLQAKLLRVLQEGEIRPLGSNDTHKIDVRIIAATHRDLSVLVSEGKFREDLYYRLAQFPIELPALRQREGDILDLARHFADKACSFLQRDAVRWSDAALDHLSGYAFPGNVRELKGLVERAVLLCEGGELLAEHFSLRMEAMPEDTSLNLRERLEQVERSLLLDCLRKNDGNQTLAARELGLPRRTLLYRLGRLNINLGDFDG; encoded by the coding sequence ATGTTCACTCTGGTGCCACAGCCGCTGGTTTATGCCGAAGCCTTGCTGGCGCAGTTCGCCAGCCTGTCGCGGGCGGCAGACGGTGCTGCGCTGCTGGGTGACTTCGTGCGCGGTCTGGCCGAGCTCAGCGGATGCGAGCTGACGCAGCTGTACCTGCTGGACGCTACCCACACCTGCCTGGGGATGAACGCCGAGTGCCTCAACGGCATCCTGCAACCCCGGGAAGCGCAGAGCCTGCCAGCCGACTACAACGGCGAACAGCTGCTGCAATTCGCCCTGTGCCAGAACCGCGTGGTGTGCCTGAGCGAGTTGAGTGGCAGCCTGCACGAAACCAGTTTCCTGCCACCGCAGGCCACGGCGTGGCAATCGCTGCTGTGTGTGCCGCTGGTCAATCAGCAGAAGTCCGTCGAAGGCTTGTTGCTGTGCGCCAGTCGCCGGCATGTCGACCTGCAAGGCTTTGCCGATTCCCTCGCGCAACTGGGCTCGTTCGTGCTTGGCCAACTGCATCTGCTGCAGCGTTTGCGGCAGCCAGTCGGTGATTCGCGACCGGCGCCGATCAGCGTGCCCAGCGCCAGCGGTTACGGTTTGATCGGCAAGAGTTCGGCCATGCGCCAGACGTATTCGCTGATCAGCAAGGTGCTGCACAGCCCGTACACCGTGCTGTTGCGCGGCGAAACCGGCACCGGCAAGGAAGTGGTTGCACGGGCGATTCACGATTGCGGCCCGCGTCGCTCCCAGGCGTTCATCGTGCAGAACTGCGCGGCGTTCCCGGAAAACCTGCTGGAAAGCGAGCTGTTCGGCTACCGCAAAGGCGCGTTCACCGGCGCCGACCGCGACCGCGCCGGGCTGTTCGATGCGGCCAATGGCGGCACCTTGTTGCTCGATGAAATCGGCGACATGCCGTTGTCGTTGCAAGCCAAGCTGCTACGGGTTTTGCAGGAGGGCGAGATTCGCCCACTGGGTTCCAACGACACCCACAAGATCGACGTGCGGATCATCGCCGCGACGCACCGGGATCTGTCGGTGCTCGTCAGCGAAGGCAAATTCCGCGAGGACTTGTACTACCGCCTCGCGCAATTCCCCATCGAGCTGCCGGCCCTGCGCCAACGCGAAGGCGACATCCTCGATCTGGCCCGACACTTCGCCGACAAGGCCTGCTCGTTCTTGCAGCGCGACGCGGTACGTTGGTCCGATGCGGCACTGGATCACCTGTCCGGTTACGCCTTCCCCGGCAACGTGCGCGAACTCAAGGGCCTGGTCGAACGTGCGGTGCTGTTGTGCGAGGGCGGCGAGTTGCTGGCCGAGCATTTCTCCCTGCGCATGGAAGCCATGCCGGAAGACACCAGTCTCAACCTGCGCGAGCGCCTGGAGCAGGTCGAGCGCAGCCTGCTGCTCGATTGCCTGCGCAAGAACGACGGCAACCAGACCCTCGCCGCTCGCGAACTCGGCCTGCCACGGCGCACGCTGCTGTACCGCCTCGGGCGCCTGAATATCAATCTGGGTGACTTCGATGGCTGA
- the tssJ gene encoding type VI secretion system lipoprotein TssJ, with the protein MSRRSTVFLKMLTALTALVLMAGCSTISPYSHVTKVNLKLTASDQLNPDLNGRPSPIVVRLFELKHPVAFENADFFSLYERAKESLAPDMVASEELELRPGETVELKLSVEEGSRYIGVLAAYRDLPESKWRYTVQVTPVEVTDADLTLDQSGIRNTHESLAKADD; encoded by the coding sequence ATGTCTCGCCGCTCGACCGTTTTTCTCAAGATGCTGACTGCGCTGACCGCCCTGGTGCTGATGGCCGGCTGCTCGACGATCTCGCCGTATTCCCACGTCACCAAGGTGAACCTGAAGCTGACCGCCAGTGATCAGCTGAACCCGGACCTCAATGGTCGTCCGTCGCCGATTGTCGTGCGCCTGTTCGAGCTCAAGCACCCGGTGGCGTTCGAGAACGCGGACTTCTTCAGCCTGTACGAACGGGCCAAGGAATCCCTGGCACCGGACATGGTTGCCAGCGAAGAGCTGGAACTGCGCCCGGGTGAAACCGTCGAGCTCAAGCTCAGCGTGGAGGAGGGCAGCCGCTACATCGGCGTTCTGGCCGCCTACCGCGACCTGCCGGAAAGCAAATGGCGCTACACGGTGCAAGTCACCCCGGTGGAAGTCACCGACGCCGACCTGACCCTCGACCAGTCCGGTATTCGCAACACCCATGAATCGCTCGCCAAGGCGGATGACTGA
- the tssK gene encoding type VI secretion system baseplate subunit TssK: MNSHKVIWQEGMLLRPQHFQHNDRYYDHQMKTRTQLLGSYTWGFLNLDIDLQFLNMGKLVISQASGILPDGSLFELGGNTEPLALDVPPNTGNTPIYLALPLVTGNHIEARRPEQSDVLARYTAYEAEVADSNAGDDSASQVSCARPDFKLLLGEQQSDQAYVKLKICEVLDTTPDGVISLDPDFVPTYIQAHASSYLLSCLKEVISMLGHRGDTIADRIRSNGKVGGAEVGDFMMLQLINRTELLLRHYLGLEQVHPEELYRTLLTMLGDLATFSSDSKRPRLDSRYQHSDQGASFRKLMEAIRQVLSMVLEQHAIELILQARQYGIIVSPLHDHKLLGSASFVLAASANCDSEELRHRLPAHLKVGPVERIRQLVNLHLPGIKVKPLPVAPRQIAFHSNKTYFILELSSEDLAQLERSGGFAFHVSGEFAELELKFWAIRN, from the coding sequence ATGAACTCCCATAAAGTCATTTGGCAGGAAGGTATGTTGCTGCGTCCGCAGCACTTCCAGCACAACGATCGTTACTACGACCACCAGATGAAGACCCGCACCCAGTTGCTGGGCAGCTACACCTGGGGCTTCCTGAACCTGGACATCGACTTGCAGTTCCTCAACATGGGCAAACTGGTGATCAGCCAGGCCTCGGGGATTCTGCCGGACGGCAGCCTGTTCGAACTGGGCGGCAACACCGAGCCGTTGGCCCTCGACGTGCCGCCGAACACCGGCAACACGCCGATCTACCTGGCGCTGCCGCTGGTGACCGGCAACCACATTGAGGCCCGTCGCCCGGAGCAGTCCGACGTGCTGGCCCGCTACACCGCGTACGAAGCGGAAGTGGCCGACTCCAACGCCGGCGACGACTCCGCCAGCCAGGTCAGCTGTGCCCGCCCGGATTTCAAACTGTTGCTCGGCGAGCAGCAGAGCGATCAGGCGTACGTGAAGCTGAAGATCTGCGAAGTGCTCGACACCACGCCGGACGGCGTGATCAGCCTCGACCCGGACTTCGTGCCGACCTACATCCAGGCGCACGCCTCCAGCTACCTGCTGTCGTGCCTCAAGGAAGTGATCAGCATGCTCGGCCACCGGGGCGACACCATCGCCGACCGGATCCGCTCCAACGGCAAGGTCGGTGGCGCGGAAGTCGGCGATTTCATGATGCTGCAACTGATCAACCGCACCGAACTGCTGCTGCGTCACTACCTCGGCCTGGAACAGGTGCACCCGGAAGAGTTGTACCGCACGCTGCTGACCATGCTCGGCGATCTGGCGACCTTCTCCAGCGACAGTAAACGCCCGCGCCTGGACAGCCGTTATCAGCACAGCGACCAGGGCGCGAGCTTTCGCAAACTGATGGAAGCGATTCGTCAGGTGTTGTCGATGGTGCTGGAACAGCACGCCATCGAACTGATCCTGCAAGCGCGTCAGTACGGCATCATCGTCTCGCCGTTGCACGACCACAAACTGCTGGGCTCGGCGTCGTTCGTGCTGGCGGCCAGTGCCAACTGCGACTCCGAAGAACTGCGCCACCGCTTGCCGGCGCACCTCAAGGTCGGCCCGGTGGAGCGCATCCGCCAGCTGGTCAACCTGCACCTGCCAGGCATCAAGGTCAAACCGTTGCCGGTGGCGCCACGGCAGATCGCGTTCCACTCCAACAAAACCTATTTCATCCTCGAACTCAGTTCCGAAGACCTGGCACAACTCGAACGCTCCGGCGGTTTCGCGTTCCACGTGTCCGGCGAATTCGCCGAGCTTGAACTGAAATTCTGGGCCATCAGGAACTGA
- the tssH gene encoding type VI secretion system ATPase TssH has protein sequence MINVDLQQLIQALDAETRRDLERSAERCVARGGSKILVEDLLLGLLERPQGLLARALQDAEVDAGELSAALQSRVEHSASRNPVFAPELVQWLQDALLVANLELGQTQVEQAALILALLRNPMRYAGSRYQPLLAKLNIDRLKEFALSQQEQPATGKPAVPGESLLQRFTHNLTQQARDGKLDPVLCRDGAIRQMVDILARRRKNNPIVVGEAGVGKTAIVEGLASRIAAGEVPQVLKGVELLSLDMGLLQAGASVKGEFERRLKGVIDEVKASPKPIILFIDEAHTLIGAGGNAGGSDAANLLKPALARGELRTIAATTWAEYKKYFEKDPALARRFQPVQLHEPTVSEAVTILRGLAQVYEKSHGIYLRDDAVVAAAELSARYLAGRQLPDKAVDVLDTACARVRISLAAAPESLERLRGELAEGGRQRQALRRDAEAGLLIDHEALDALEARLDEAEDEMVALETLWTEQKTLAERLLELRQQLAKAREAAAVEPTVTVEEDAEGTVIETLPVDEAQSVASLEAALNETHKALTELQVKERLVSFEVCPRLVAEVISAWTGVPLAQLAREHNAKVASFATDLRTRIRGQEQAVHALDRSMRATAAGLNKPDAPVGVFLLVGPSGVGKTETALALADLLYGGDRFITTINMSEFQEKHTVSRLIGAPPGYVGYGEGGMLTEAVRQKPYSVVLLDEVEKADPDVLNLFYQIFDKGVANDGEGREIDFRNTLILMTSNLGSDRISELCENGARPTAEVLEETIRPVLSKHFKPALLARMRVVPYYPVGGPVLRELIEIKLGRLGERLNRRQLDFTYCQNLVDHLAERCTQSDSGARLIDHLLDLHVLPLVADRLLDAMATGESLKRVHATLDGNASVTCEFA, from the coding sequence ATGATCAACGTAGACCTGCAACAACTGATCCAGGCGCTGGACGCCGAAACTCGCCGCGATCTGGAGCGTTCGGCCGAGCGCTGCGTCGCCCGTGGCGGCAGCAAGATCCTCGTTGAAGACCTGCTGCTGGGCCTGCTGGAGCGCCCACAGGGCTTGCTCGCACGCGCGTTGCAGGACGCCGAAGTGGACGCCGGTGAATTGAGCGCCGCCCTGCAATCTCGGGTCGAACACAGCGCTTCACGCAACCCGGTGTTCGCTCCGGAACTGGTGCAGTGGCTGCAAGACGCCTTGCTGGTGGCCAACCTCGAACTGGGCCAGACCCAGGTCGAACAGGCCGCGCTGATCCTCGCGCTGCTGCGTAACCCGATGCGCTACGCCGGCAGCCGCTACCAGCCGTTGCTCGCCAAGTTGAACATCGACCGCCTGAAAGAATTTGCCCTGTCGCAACAGGAACAACCGGCCACCGGCAAACCTGCCGTGCCGGGCGAATCGCTGCTGCAGCGCTTTACCCACAACCTGACCCAACAGGCCCGCGACGGCAAACTCGACCCGGTGCTGTGCCGCGACGGCGCAATCCGGCAGATGGTCGACATCCTCGCCCGTCGCCGCAAGAACAACCCGATTGTGGTCGGTGAAGCCGGCGTCGGTAAAACCGCGATCGTCGAAGGCCTGGCCTCGCGCATCGCTGCCGGTGAAGTGCCGCAAGTGCTCAAAGGCGTCGAACTGCTGTCATTGGACATGGGCCTGTTGCAGGCCGGTGCCAGCGTCAAAGGTGAATTCGAACGTCGCCTCAAAGGCGTGATCGACGAAGTCAAAGCTTCGCCGAAACCGATCATCCTGTTCATTGACGAAGCCCACACCCTGATCGGCGCGGGCGGCAATGCCGGTGGCTCCGACGCGGCCAATCTGCTCAAGCCGGCCCTGGCCCGTGGCGAGTTGCGCACCATCGCCGCCACCACTTGGGCGGAGTACAAGAAGTACTTCGAAAAAGACCCGGCCCTGGCCCGTCGTTTCCAGCCGGTACAACTGCACGAACCGACCGTCAGCGAGGCGGTAACCATTCTCCGTGGCCTGGCTCAAGTCTACGAGAAGAGCCACGGCATCTACCTGCGCGATGACGCAGTGGTTGCCGCCGCCGAGTTGTCCGCACGTTATCTGGCGGGCCGCCAGCTGCCGGACAAGGCCGTCGACGTCCTCGACACCGCTTGCGCCCGTGTGCGCATCAGCCTCGCCGCGGCCCCGGAAAGCCTGGAACGCCTGCGTGGCGAGCTGGCTGAAGGCGGCCGTCAGCGTCAGGCCTTGCGCCGCGATGCCGAGGCCGGTTTGCTGATCGACCACGAAGCGCTGGATGCATTGGAAGCGCGTCTGGACGAAGCCGAAGACGAAATGGTCGCGCTGGAAACACTCTGGACCGAACAGAAGACATTGGCCGAGCGCCTGCTGGAACTGCGTCAACAACTGGCCAAGGCCCGTGAAGCCGCCGCCGTCGAGCCGACTGTCACGGTTGAAGAAGACGCCGAAGGCACCGTGATCGAAACCTTGCCGGTAGACGAAGCGCAAAGCGTCGCGTCTCTGGAAGCCGCGCTCAACGAAACGCACAAGGCCCTGACCGAGTTGCAAGTCAAAGAGCGTCTGGTGAGCTTCGAAGTCTGCCCGCGCCTGGTGGCTGAAGTGATCAGCGCCTGGACCGGCGTGCCACTGGCCCAGTTGGCTCGCGAGCACAATGCCAAGGTCGCCAGCTTCGCCACCGACCTGCGCACTCGCATCCGTGGTCAGGAGCAAGCCGTTCATGCCCTCGACCGTTCGATGCGCGCCACCGCTGCCGGCCTGAACAAGCCTGACGCGCCAGTGGGCGTATTCCTGCTGGTCGGCCCGAGCGGTGTCGGCAAGACCGAAACCGCACTGGCGCTCGCCGATTTGCTGTACGGCGGTGATCGTTTCATCACCACCATCAACATGTCCGAGTTCCAGGAGAAGCACACCGTTTCGCGCCTGATCGGTGCGCCACCGGGCTACGTCGGATATGGCGAGGGCGGCATGCTCACCGAAGCCGTGCGCCAGAAGCCGTACTCCGTGGTGCTGCTCGATGAAGTCGAGAAGGCCGACCCGGACGTGCTCAACCTGTTCTACCAAATCTTCGACAAGGGCGTGGCCAACGACGGCGAAGGGCGTGAGATCGACTTCCGCAACACGCTGATCCTGATGACCTCGAACCTGGGCAGTGACCGCATCAGCGAGCTCTGCGAGAACGGTGCGCGGCCAACCGCCGAAGTGCTTGAAGAAACCATTCGCCCGGTGCTGAGCAAACACTTCAAGCCGGCGCTGTTGGCGCGCATGCGCGTGGTGCCTTACTACCCGGTGGGCGGCCCGGTGCTGCGCGAGCTGATCGAAATCAAACTCGGTCGTCTGGGCGAGCGCCTGAACCGCCGTCAGCTGGATTTCACCTACTGCCAGAACCTTGTCGATCACCTGGCCGAACGCTGCACTCAGAGCGACAGTGGTGCGCGCCTGATCGACCATTTGCTGGACCTGCACGTACTGCCGCTGGTGGCCGACCGCTTGCTCGACGCGATGGCTACCGGGGAAAGCCTCAAGCGTGTCCACGCGACGCTCGACGGTAACGCCAGCGTGACTTGCGAGTTCGCCTGA
- the tagH gene encoding type VI secretion system-associated FHA domain protein TagH: MELVFEMLNTKQFVPTELCQKTFKQAGGVIGRGEDCDWIIPDRKRHLSNHHAMISYREGTFFLTDTSSNGISDSESGARLRKGEAVRIEHGSVYVLGDFEIRARLVRDPANFDVEVGRPQAAGSIIPDDAFLDLDPLNALDQQERVYSEIDELISPSTTIEDTRQRADYARIDMESLMVPELIDAPAEPAPAPAPKAVERQSDSFWDHFGAALGVDLKGLDHNAKEALALNAARLLKQSVAGLQQSLRTRSELKNELRLAQTTVQGSQKNPLKFAVDAGEALDILLQPNKPGQLPAEQAISRAFRDLQAHQVALLTASRAAVRGTLEHFSPQQLTLRFERDNKPLIATSGSRWRAYGRYHQALRQDDDWSERLLARDFAQAYEEQIRLISTLHTDHQG; encoded by the coding sequence ATGGAACTGGTTTTCGAAATGCTGAACACCAAGCAGTTCGTGCCCACGGAGCTGTGCCAGAAGACCTTCAAACAGGCCGGTGGCGTGATTGGCCGGGGTGAAGACTGCGACTGGATCATCCCGGACCGCAAGCGTCACCTGTCCAACCACCACGCGATGATCAGCTATCGCGAGGGCACGTTTTTCCTGACCGATACCAGCAGCAACGGTATTTCGGACAGCGAAAGCGGCGCGCGCCTGCGCAAGGGCGAAGCGGTGCGGATCGAGCACGGCAGCGTGTACGTGCTGGGTGATTTCGAGATCCGTGCGCGGCTGGTGCGCGACCCGGCGAACTTCGACGTGGAAGTGGGCCGCCCGCAAGCCGCCGGCAGCATCATTCCGGACGATGCGTTCCTCGACCTCGATCCGCTGAACGCCCTCGACCAGCAGGAACGCGTGTACTCGGAAATCGACGAACTGATCTCGCCGAGCACCACCATCGAGGACACCCGTCAGCGCGCCGACTACGCACGCATCGACATGGAAAGCCTGATGGTGCCGGAGCTGATCGACGCCCCGGCAGAGCCTGCACCGGCGCCAGCGCCGAAGGCGGTCGAGCGTCAGAGCGACAGCTTCTGGGACCACTTCGGTGCTGCCTTGGGCGTGGACCTCAAGGGCCTCGACCACAACGCCAAAGAGGCGCTGGCGCTGAACGCGGCACGCCTGCTCAAGCAGAGCGTGGCCGGTTTGCAGCAGAGCCTGCGTACCCGCAGCGAATTGAAAAACGAACTGCGCCTGGCCCAGACCACCGTGCAAGGCAGCCAGAAAAACCCGTTGAAATTCGCCGTCGATGCCGGTGAAGCGCTGGATATTTTGTTGCAGCCGAACAAGCCGGGCCAGTTACCGGCCGAGCAGGCAATCTCCCGTGCGTTCCGCGATTTGCAGGCGCATCAGGTGGCACTGTTGACCGCCAGCCGCGCCGCCGTTCGCGGCACGCTGGAACACTTCTCGCCGCAGCAGCTGACCCTGCGTTTCGAGCGTGACAACAAGCCGTTGATCGCCACGTCCGGCAGCCGCTGGAGAGCCTATGGCCGTTATCACCAGGCGTTGCGTCAGGACGATGACTGGAGCGAGCGCCTGCTGGCCCGCGACTTCGCCCAGGCCTACGAAGAACAGATCCGCCTGATTTCCACCCTACACACCGACCACCAAGGATGA